The following is a genomic window from Deltaproteobacteria bacterium PRO3.
CCGCCGCCGCGCAGGGCGAGCGAGGCGAGGCTCGCACGCCGCACCCAGGCCGCGAGACCGCCGGCGACGGCAAAGCTGAGGATCATCGTCGGATTGGTGGCTTGGGCGACGAAGCGGCGGCCGAGGTCTTCCAAGCGGTCTTGCCAGGGGCCCGTCCCGGTTAGCGCGTGGATCCGATTTTCAAAACACCTCCGTAGGGGCCCGTTTCCCCCATCCGGGGGACAAGCGCGAACGGCCCCTATGGAGGACCGATACAATTCAATAGCCGCAGACATTTGCCCGGCCCGCTCCAGGCGAGTCCCAAAGGCCAACAAGGCCTCGGCCAAAACTAGAGGATCGCGCTCGGCGCTTAGCGATTCCAATTCTTCGAATTGTGCGGGAGTCAAGGCGCGGCGAAATTCGCGGTTCGTCAAGAGGTCCTGGAGGGATTCCGACAAGGCGGGTGCCGTGACGGGCGATCCCGCGCGGCGCGAAAACCAAGATGTCGGCACAAGGGGGCGATGGACCACGGCCCGATCCCTTCATGTGCCCGCCGAATTTCAGGATGCCCCATTATCGGCGCCAAGCGCCCGGGGTTGCCTGCTTTGCCCTTGAAAATAGTCCATTGTTTTTAATGGCTTATCTCGGTCAATTCCATTAATTTTTTGCCATGTCCCGCCGCAAAGCATGGCTGTGCCTCTGCATTCTCCTGGTGCTTCTCTGCGCCGGCCGCGCCCTCTACGCCGCCGCGGGGAAAGGCGGCGCCGTCGCCACCCAGCACCCCTTGGCCACCGAGGCCGCCGCGCGGGTCTTGAGCGAGGGCGGCAACGCGATCGACGCCGCCGTCGCCGCCGCCCTGACCCTGGGCGTCGTCGAGCCCTACAACTCCGGCCTCGGCGGGGGCGGCATGGCGTTGGTCTGGCCCGCCAAGGGCCGAAAGGCGCAGGCGCTGGACTTCCGCGAGACCGCGCCGCTCGCCGCGCGCGCCGACCTGTACCAGAATCCGGAGCTGGGCCCCGAGGCCTCGCGCGTGGGCCCGCTCGCGATCGCCGTCCCCGGACAGATCGCCGGATTGGAATGGCTGCACCGCCGCTGGGGCCGCCTCCCCTGGGCCTCGCTCTTCACCGAAGCGATCCGCCACGCCGAAAGCGGCTTCGGCCCCGAGCCCTCCCTGCGCGAGCGCGTCCGGGAAAAGACGGACTGCCTGGCGCGCGACTACCACAGCTCGCGGGTCTACCGGGAGCTGCTTAAGCCCAAGGGCACGGGGATCCTCGTGCAAAAAGAGCTGGCGGAAACCTTGAAAAAACTCCGCGACCGCGGCGCGGCGGAATTCTACCAAGGCCAGCTGGGCCGCGCCCTCGTCGAAAACCTCCGCGGCAAGGGCGCGATCCTCGACTTGGCGGACCTCAGCGCCTACCGCGCGGTCGAGCGCGAGGCCCTCGCGGTGGAATTTCCCTTCGGCAAGCTTTGGGGCATGCCGCCGCCCAGCTCCGGCGGCGTCGGCGTCCTGCGCGGGATGATCCTGCTGGAGAAATTTTTCAAGAAGGAGAAGTCCCCCACGCCGGAGGCCTGGACGATTGCCCTCCTCCAAACCATGGAAACGATCTTCCGCGAGCGCAACGCCGGGATGGGCGACCCGGATTTCGTCAAGGACATGCCGGTCAAGGTCTGGCTGAAGAAGGACGGCGGCGACACCAGCCACCTCTCGGTGATGGACGGCGAGGGCAACGCGGTCGCCATGACGCTGACGATTAACCTCTCCTTCGGCTCCTGCGTAACCGCGGGGGACACCGGCATCCTGATGAACGACGAGATGGACGACTTCGCCGCCCTGCCCGGAGTGCCCAACGCCTTCGGACTCGTGCAGTCGGAGAAAAACGCGGTGGCGCCGGGCAAGCGCCCGCTCTCCAGCATGTCGCCGACCCTCGTCACCAAGAAGGACCGCGCGCTCCTGGCCCTCGGCTCGCCGGGCGGGCCGCGCATCATCACCAGCGTCCTGCAGACCCTGATGCGGCATTACTTTCTGAAAGAAAGCCTGGAGGCGAGCGTCGCGGGCGAGCGCCTCCATTATCAGGTGGAACCGCCCGCCGTCTTCGGCGAGTCGGATCGACTCTTCGGCTGGATTGTGGAAAAATTCAAGATCGGCACGCGCCTGCAAAAGCCCTGGGGGAACGTCCAGGCCGTCGCCTACGACCCGAAGGCCAAGCGCTTCGAGGCGGTCAGCGACCCGCGCGGACAGGGCAAGGCCCTGGTTTTGGATTCCAACCTCGAAAAAGGAGATCCCCGATGATGCGCCCCTCGTGGAGAGGCCTTGCGCCCTTCCTGTTGATTTTTTGCCTCGCCTCCGCCGCCCGCGCGGCGGGACCCTTCTCCGCCGTCTCCGGAACCATTTGGTTCCAAGGCGCCTGCCCCGAGGCGGCGCAGAAGGGCCGGGACGTCTGCGCCCAAGACCGCGTGGGGACCAAAGGTCCAGCGACCTACCTCAACGTCTTGAAGCAGGCCTATCCGAACCTGAAGCCGGACGGCAGCGCCGCAGATTCAAAAAAACCGCGCGCGGAATTCGGCGGCTTCTCGGGCGAGACGGGTTCGGGCGGCTCTCCGCTCGCCAAGGGCGAGATCCTTTACTTTCTGAAGGTCCAGGACGGCGACTCGCTGCGCGTCTTGACCCTGCAAGAAGGCACGGGACTCTTGGCCTATGTCCAGGTGGAGCCGACGCTCAAGCTCTTGGACCTGGTCTCGATCGCCCAGGACCAGCACGTCAGCCTCAACGCCGACCTCGGCGTGATCCCGGTGCGGGCGGGGGAGTTCGTCTTCCTCGCCAACAACTGGCACTTCAATTCCTCGGAGGCCTTCAACATCTACAACCTGTTTCTGGCGGGACCGGAGCGGGTGAGCCTCGTCTACGACGGGCCCTTTCTCTACGGCTTCGCCCTGCCGCAGCGGCCCGAATGTCGCCTCGGCCAAAGGATGATGCCGCTGCAGGCCCTGCCCACGAGGCACGAGGGCGTTTCGGACCTGGTCTTCCGCGTCGAGGAAGAGCGGGTCTGCCAAGGCAAGGACCGGGAAATCGTCTCCGGGCGGCGTTCTTTCGAAGGGAAGCTTCACTGGGAAAAGGGAAAATACATGGGCGGTTCGCGCGAGCTGCACCGCCTCAACCATTGCCGGACGGAGGGCAAGCCCGGCTGCGGCTAAACAACGGCCCCGCCGCCTCAGCTGATCGTAAATCGCCGGCGATCCTTATTGATGGATGATGAAGACCCGGTCGTGCTCCCGCACCTTGTCGTGGACGGGGATCCCGACGTGCATGCCGGGGTCGGCCTCGCGGACGTCCCTATGCTCGACCTGCATCGAGGTGACCGTCTCTTCGAAATCGGTGGTGTGGCCCTTGATGTGGACGCGGTCTCCCAGTTTCAGCTTGCCGTTCTTGAGCCAGATCCCGGCGATATGGGCGTGGCTGTAAAAATGATCGACTTGGCCGATTTCTTCTTCCCAGCTTTCCATAATGCCTCCGATTTGATTTGAAATAATTTTATTCCATTTTTCCGTCCCGGGACAGGGGCGTCTTGAGGCTTGAATTTCCGGCTAACCCATCAATTTTTTGACCACCTTCAACTTGTAAGGGGCGGAATAAGGGGGATAGCGCACCGGGATGTCGATCTTGGTTGAGCGCTTGAGCACCGCGCGCGGGTGCGAGAAGGTCTCGAAGCCGCGCCGGCCGTGGTAGCTGCCGAAGCCGCTGCCGCCGACGCCGCCGAAGGGCAGCTCGGGGCTGCCCAGGTGCGCGATCGTGTCGTTGACGCAGCCGCCGCCGAAGGAGACGCGGGAGAGGACGTGAGCCTCCGCCTTGGGGTCTTCGGCAAAGAGGTAGAAGGCCAAGGGCTTTGGATAGTCCAGGATCAAGTCGAGGGCCTCGTCGAGCGCCTCGTACTCGAGGATGGGAAGGATGGGACCGAAGATCTCGTCCTGCATGACGGGGGCGTCGCGCTTCACCCCTCCGAGCAGGGTCGGGGCGATGTAGCGGTCTTGGGCGTCGGTCTTCCCTCCGGCGAGGATTTTACCCTGCTTCAGGTATTCGCTCAGCCGCTGGAAGTGGGCGGCGTTGACGATGCGGGCGTAGTCGGGGCTTTTTTGCGGGTCGTCGCCGAAGAAGTCGCGCAGGACCGCGCGCATCTTTTCGATCAAGACTCCGGCGCTCGCCTTCGGAACCAATAAGTAGTCGGGCGCCACGCAGGTCTGCCCGGCGTTGAAGAACTTCCCCCAAACGATGCGCCGGGCGGCGGCGTCGAGGTTGGCGCTGGCGTCGACCAGACAGGGGCTCTTCCCGCCCAGCTCGAGGGTGAGCGGCGTCAGGTTTTTCGCGGCCGCCTCCATGACGATCTTGCCGACGCGCGGGGATCCGGTGAAGAAGATGTAGTCGAAGGGCTGCTCGAGGAGCTTTTGGGTCTCGGGGACGCCGCCCTCCGCCACGTCGATATATTCCTTCGGAAAGTTTTCGTTGATCATCCGGTGGATCAGGGCCGCGCTGTGCGGGGCGAGTTCGGAGGGTTTGAGCACCGCGCAGTTGCCGGCGGTCATCGCGCCGATCAAGGGACCGAGCAGGAGCTGGATGGGATAATTCCAGGGGCTTAAGATCAGCGCGACGCCGTAGGGCTCTTGCG
Proteins encoded in this region:
- a CDS encoding gamma-glutamyltransferase family protein → MSRRKAWLCLCILLVLLCAGRALYAAAGKGGAVATQHPLATEAAARVLSEGGNAIDAAVAAALTLGVVEPYNSGLGGGGMALVWPAKGRKAQALDFRETAPLAARADLYQNPELGPEASRVGPLAIAVPGQIAGLEWLHRRWGRLPWASLFTEAIRHAESGFGPEPSLRERVREKTDCLARDYHSSRVYRELLKPKGTGILVQKELAETLKKLRDRGAAEFYQGQLGRALVENLRGKGAILDLADLSAYRAVEREALAVEFPFGKLWGMPPPSSGGVGVLRGMILLEKFFKKEKSPTPEAWTIALLQTMETIFRERNAGMGDPDFVKDMPVKVWLKKDGGDTSHLSVMDGEGNAVAMTLTINLSFGSCVTAGDTGILMNDEMDDFAALPGVPNAFGLVQSEKNAVAPGKRPLSSMSPTLVTKKDRALLALGSPGGPRIITSVLQTLMRHYFLKESLEASVAGERLHYQVEPPAVFGESDRLFGWIVEKFKIGTRLQKPWGNVQAVAYDPKAKRFEAVSDPRGQGKALVLDSNLEKGDPR
- a CDS encoding aldehyde dehydrogenase, whose amino-acid sequence is MQAQNQFFQSGITRDLGFRLQQLRKLREVLEEHEQDIYRALHEDLRKPVFEAYAGELGILLEETRHAIKHLKSWARPRRPSLGLVHWPASAQVTQEPYGVALILSPWNYPIQLLLGPLIGAMTAGNCAVLKPSELAPHSAALIHRMINENFPKEYIDVAEGGVPETQKLLEQPFDYIFFTGSPRVGKIVMEAAAKNLTPLTLELGGKSPCLVDASANLDAAARRIVWGKFFNAGQTCVAPDYLLVPKASAGVLIEKMRAVLRDFFGDDPQKSPDYARIVNAAHFQRLSEYLKQGKILAGGKTDAQDRYIAPTLLGGVKRDAPVMQDEIFGPILPILEYEALDEALDLILDYPKPLAFYLFAEDPKAEAHVLSRVSFGGGCVNDTIAHLGSPELPFGGVGGSGFGSYHGRRGFETFSHPRAVLKRSTKIDIPVRYPPYSAPYKLKVVKKLMG